A single Aspergillus puulaauensis MK2 DNA, chromosome 7, nearly complete sequence DNA region contains:
- the rsmA gene encoding putative bZIP transcription factor (Fcr3) (COG:K;~EggNog:ENOG410PMSR;~InterPro:IPR004827,IPR023167;~PFAM:PF00170;~go_function: GO:0003700 - DNA-binding transcription factor activity [Evidence IEA];~go_process: GO:0006355 - regulation of transcription, DNA-templated [Evidence IEA]), translating to MDQYPYYGGHPSQQPSFSLYGLPTPNQTAQNDDIPGSFDPLNYQPPFDPSFNATTEQPFGRPPQSPPDSYTKQSVSSGEHLGPSHYPGSFEGRDEFLADPGLMRSSSEEKDKEGLAGAPAQSKRKAQNRAAQRAFRERKERHVRDLEEKVNNLQQESNTLSADNDRLKRELTRYSTENEILRATTNGPGAGGEGGDGQRRPASSGPAQTGPMTYSPTDFYSDLVPVGQSARLHRVTYCKVSGERLYDAGATWDMIHEHESFKKGLVDIAGVTRRLKNAAQCDGQGPAFRECHIQKAIEESALEDSDGLL from the exons ATGGACCAATACCCCTACTACGGCGGCCACCCCTCACAGCAGCCCTCGTTTTCGCTCTACGGGCTCCCCACGCCAAACCAGACTGCCCAAAACGATGATATCCCCGGCTCGTTTGATCCTCTG AACTATCAGCCTCCGTTCGATCCGTCTTTCAATGCCACCACAGAGCAACCATTCGGTCGCCCTCCGCAATCCCCGCCAGACTCCTACACGAAACAGTCCGTTTCAAGCGGCGAACATCTCGGTCCCAGTCATTACCCAGGATCGTTCGAAGGTCGAGATGAATTCCTCGCCGACCCGGGTTTGATGCGCAGTAGCAGTGaggagaaagacaaggaggGGCTGGCCGGCGCGCCAGCGCAGAGTAAGCGCAAGGCGCAGAATCGAGCTGC TCAACGAGCCTTCCGCGAACGCAAAGAGCGACACGTCCGCGACCTCGAAGAAAAGGTCAACAACCTGCAGCAAGAATCAAACACCCTGAGCGCCGACAACGACCGCCTAAAGCGCGAACTGACCCGGTACAGCACTGAGAACGAGATCCTACGTGCGACGACAAATGGgcccggcgctggcggcgaaGGTGGTGACGGCCAACGACGGCCAGCATCATCCGGCCCAGCGCAGACAGGACCAATGACCTACTCACCGACTGACTTCTATTCCGATCTTGTACCGGTGGGACAATCGGCGCGGTTGCACCGGGTGACGTATTGCAAGGTTTCCGGGGAGCGGCTGTACGATGCCGGGGCGACGTGGGATATGATACATGAGCATGAGTCGTTTAAGAAGGGGCTTGTTGACATTGCGggggtgacgaggaggttgaAAAATGCTGCGCAGTGTGATGGGCAGGGTCCTGCATTTCGGGAGTGCCATATACAAAAAGCGATCGAGGAGAGTGCGTTGGAGGACAGTGATGGCTTATTATGA
- the HRR25 gene encoding casein kinase 1 family protein (COG:T;~EggNog:ENOG410PFS3;~InterPro:IPR017441,IPR008271,IPR030509,IPR000719, IPR011009;~PFAM:PF07714,PF00069;~go_function: GO:0004672 - protein kinase activity [Evidence IEA];~go_function: GO:0005524 - ATP binding [Evidence IEA];~go_process: GO:0006468 - protein phosphorylation [Evidence IEA]) — MTTMDLRVGNKYRIGRKIGSGSFGDIYLGTNIISGEEIAIKLESVKAKHPQLEYEARVYKSLAGGVGIPFVRWFGTECDYNAMVIDLLGPSLEDLFNFCNRKFSLKTVLLLADQLISRIEYIHAKSFIHRDIKPDNFLMGIGKRGNQVNVIDFGLAKKYRDPKTHFHIPYRENKNLTGTARYASINTHLGVEQSRRDDMESLGYVMLYFCRGTLPWQGLKAATKKQKYDRIMEKKMTTPTEVLCRGFPNEFSIYLNYTRSLRFDDKPDYSYLRKIFRDLFVRESFQYDYVFDWTVYKYQKNAAMIVDAKKDKEAEDQQRRQGGNIPMSGGAAKPGAISSQRRKIMERGTLDNTPDTNRAVGGSDRMLRSASKVAASGTHGPGASRSKRDDGLGPSWY; from the exons ATGACGACTATG GACTTGCGTGTCGGTAATAAGTACCGTATTGGCCGTAAGATCGGAAGCGGTAGTTTCGGTGACATCTATCTTG GCACCAACATTATCTCCGGCGAGGAAATCGCCATCAAGCTCGAAAGTGTCAAGGCCAAGCACCCTCAACTTGAATATGAAGCCCGTGTTTACAAGTCTCTTGCCGGTGGTGTTGGTATTCCGTTCGTTCGCTGGTTCGGTACTGAGTGTGACTACAACGCCATGGTGATCGATCTGCTCGGACCCAGCCTGGAGGATCTTTTCAACTTCTGCAACCGCAAGTTCTCCCTTAAGACCGTGCTTCTGCTTGCCGACCAACTTATATCCCGCATCGAATACATTCACGCCAAATCATTCATTCACCGTGATATTAAGCCCGACAACTTCCTGATGGGTATTGGCAAGCGCGGAAACCAGGTCAATGTTATCGATTTCGGTCTGGCCAAGAAATACCGGGACCCCAAGACGCACTTCCACATTCCCTACCGCGAGAACAAAAACCTGACCGGAACGGCTCGTTACGCCAGTATCAACACTCACTTGGGCGTCGAACAGTCTCGCCGTGATGACATGGAGTCCCTGGGTTATGTTATGCTGTACTTCTGCCGGGGCACTCTCCCGTGGCAGGGCCTGAAGGCTGCTACTAAAAAGCAGAAGTACGACCGTatcatggagaagaagatgacaACCCCCACCGAGGTTCTCTGCCGTGGATTCCCCAACGAATTCTCCATCTATCTGAACTACACCCGTTCCCTGCGTTTCGATGACAAGCCAGATTATTCCTACCTTCGCAAGATCTTCCGTGACTTGTTCGTTCGCGAGTCATTCCAGTACGACTACGTCTTTGACTGGACCGTTTACAAGTACCAGAAGAACGCCGCCATGATCGTGGACGCCaagaaggataaggaggCCGAGGACCAACAGCGTCGCCAAGGTGGAAACATACCCATGTCTGGCGGCGCCGCCAAGCCCGGTGCTATCTCGAGCCAGCGTCGCAAGATCATGGAACGTGGTACCCTCGACAACACCCCCGACACCAACCGTGCTGTGGGAGGGAGCGACAGGAT GCTGCGTTCTGCTTCTAAGGTTGCTGCTTCGGGTACTCATGGACCTGGTGCTAGCCGCTCGAAGCGGGACGATGGGCTCGGACCTTCGTGGTATTAA